The following are encoded in a window of Pedobacter cryoconitis genomic DNA:
- a CDS encoding RNA polymerase sigma factor, translating to MKQVEDDEILAKFSVEHTRNEAFNLLISKYQEKTYWHIRRLVIDHDDADDLVQEVFIKVWKNLSKFRSDSKLYTWIYRIATNDCITFLNKKKQRNNIPLDDVSAELSESLVASSYFNGDKIQMKLQQALLTLPEKQRLIFNMKYYDELKYEEISEILGTSVGALKASFHIAVKKIEVFMLNEDITF from the coding sequence ATGAAGCAGGTTGAAGATGATGAAATACTGGCGAAGTTCTCTGTAGAGCATACTCGTAATGAAGCCTTTAACCTGCTTATCTCAAAATATCAGGAGAAAACTTACTGGCATATCCGCCGCCTTGTCATCGATCATGACGATGCAGATGATCTTGTCCAGGAAGTTTTTATCAAGGTCTGGAAGAATCTGTCCAAATTCAGAAGCGACTCTAAATTATATACCTGGATTTACAGGATCGCAACAAATGATTGCATTACCTTTTTAAATAAGAAAAAACAGCGTAACAATATTCCTCTGGATGATGTTTCTGCTGAACTTTCTGAAAGTTTAGTAGCCTCTTCTTATTTCAATGGAGACAAAATCCAGATGAAGTTGCAGCAGGCATTGTTAACACTTCCAGAGAAACAACGGCTGATTTTTAATATGAAATATTACGATGAACTCAAGTATGAAGAAATTTCTGAAATTCTGGGAACGTCTGTAGGTGCGTTAAAAGCTTCCTTCCATATTGCAGTAAAGAAAATAGAAGTTTTTATGCTAAATGAAGACATTACCTTTTAA